The genomic segment AGCGCTATTGTCAGTAAAGGCAGGTTTTTCAACTCACAGAAGTATTTGTGGAGCTGGTAGTAGTGCTCGAGGCTGTCGTGCTCGAGGCCGTCGTACTACCGGAAGTAGTAGACGAAGTCTGATCATCGATTAGCCACATTTCCGATCTGCTATCGCTAGTCTGAGATCAAGGTCAGAAGAACACGACACTCACAGTGTCCTGAGCAGTCGTGGTCGAAGAAGTGGACGTAGAAGTAGAagcagaagtactagtactacCCATctccttcgtcgtcgtcgtcgtagcCGTAGTACCCTTCGGAACATACACCGTCCTCGTCCAAGTCTtaatcttcgtcttcgtcttcgtcgtcgtcttcggatACCCCAAACAAGAGCAAAAAGTATGCAAATGACGCTTTTTCTTTTTCAATTCCTCCCAAGATTTCGCATAACCCTTATCCTTATACCCAGAACCATAACCATTCGCCTCAGCTTCCGCAACCGCATCTCGAGGCTGCTGTTGATAACCATAATATCCACCACTACTTTTCGTCGAAGTAATAGTGAcggtcttcgtcttcttcacagtcACAGTAGTATAAACGCATTTTGGCGGGTATTTCGCTTTGCAGTATTCGATTGCGGGATTATAATTCGAGAGGGAGGAGTAGCCTGAATAAGGAGCAGAGTTACAGATGCGTGCAGGTTTGTTGTTGGGGTAGATTGCGGAGGTGCAGGTTGTCCAGGTGAGGCAGGCTAGTAGGAGGGAGAGGAATGGGGAAGGCATGGTCGCCTTTGGAAACGTGGTTGTACACAGTGCGAAGGGGAACAACTTACGCTACGCTGGGGCGACTGGCAACCTATGCACTGCATGGCATTCGACGCTAGACCTGCCAAACATGCGGGCATTCATTGCAAGGCGTTTGAGGCGCTCGCGTGCGAAGACATGGCAAAGTACGCATCGTATGAGCGGTGGTCTTTAGAATCGTTAAGCGAGAGGCGCGTCTCGCGCTCAGCCATTGCTCGTACGATGCCTGCTCTAGGGTTAGTGAGGTCT from the Cercospora beticola chromosome 9, complete sequence genome contains:
- a CDS encoding uncharacterized protein (antiSMASH:Cluster_9), with protein sequence MQCIGCQSPQRSKTKTVTITSTKSSGGYYGYQQQPRDAVAEAEANGYGSGYKDKGYAKSWEELKKKKHDDEDEDED